The following coding sequences are from one Oncorhynchus clarkii lewisi isolate Uvic-CL-2024 chromosome 20, UVic_Ocla_1.0, whole genome shotgun sequence window:
- the LOC139377139 gene encoding ribosomal L1 domain-containing protein 1-like codes for MADKPEDLPLDRVQTLLLDESQHLSLFTLWKILKQIQTIPVYTLFWSIGGEAVVLITSHSAPCLMASTPEMTPDQIQQFCKKVILYKTLGTEYKPFEAKRRLLGNFDMFLSDDRIRRLLSSHIGKHFYERKKEPLSLNLQSKKLALDIQGTTTTSISKKGCYCMAYVAHSGMAADELAENIDSAVSTIVTKLRVRKDR; via the exons ATGGCAGACAAACCGGAGGATTTGCCTCTGGACCGGGTGCAG ACTCTGCTCCTGGACGAGAGTCAacacctctccctcttcacactATGGAAGATCCTCAAGCAGATCCAGACCATCCCCGT CTACACACTGTTCTGGAGTATAGGTGGTGAAGCTGTTGTACTAATCACAAGTCACTCAGCCCCTTGCCTCATGGCATCTACACCAGAGATGACCCCTGACCAGATCCAGCAGTTCTGCAAGAAG GTGATCCTTTACAAGACACTGGGGACTGAGTACAAGCCCTTTGAAGCCAAACGACGGCTGCTGGGGAACTTTGACATGTTTCTTTCAGACGACCGCATTCGCCGCCTGCTGTCCTCGCACATCGGCAAGCACTTCTACGAGAGAAAGAA GGAGCCTTTGTCATTGAACCTGCAGAGCAAGAAGCTGGCCTTGGACATCCAGGGAACAACAACAACCTCCATTTCTAAGAAAGGCTGCTACTG CATGGCTTATGTGGCCCACTCTGGGATGGCTGCAGATGAATTAGCAGAGAATATTGATTCAGCTGTCAGCACCATCGTGACAAAACTACGGGTTAG AAAGGACCGTTGA